Proteins encoded in a region of the Aminivibrio sp. genome:
- a CDS encoding response regulator transcription factor: MIRILLADDHPLTRSGLAAWLEKEEGVELAGIASDGESAWQSILDLQPDLALLDIEMPGAGGIDIAARIRKNGLKTAVLMLTAYSAHQYVMASLRAGAKGFILKSAPLEELRKAVFDTARGGFYLDPSVSLVGNDEPAEELSAREREVLILAGQGLPASEVASILSITERTVAAHLTSIYGKLGARNKTEAILLALKKGIVLLDELRFLNGERG, encoded by the coding sequence ATGATACGGATACTGCTTGCCGACGACCACCCCCTCACCCGGTCGGGACTCGCGGCCTGGCTGGAAAAGGAGGAAGGGGTGGAGCTGGCGGGAATCGCCTCCGACGGGGAGTCCGCCTGGCAGTCCATCCTTGATCTTCAGCCGGACCTTGCCCTGCTGGATATCGAGATGCCCGGAGCCGGAGGAATAGACATCGCGGCCAGGATACGAAAAAACGGCCTGAAGACCGCTGTGCTGATGCTCACGGCCTACAGCGCCCACCAGTATGTCATGGCCTCTCTCCGTGCAGGAGCGAAGGGGTTCATCCTCAAGTCCGCCCCCCTGGAGGAACTGCGGAAGGCGGTCTTCGACACGGCCCGGGGGGGTTTTTATCTCGACCCCTCCGTATCCCTTGTCGGCAATGACGAGCCTGCCGAAGAACTCTCGGCCCGGGAGAGGGAAGTGCTTATCCTTGCCGGGCAGGGGCTGCCCGCTTCCGAAGTGGCGTCGATCCTCTCCATAACCGAGCGGACGGTGGCGGCCCACCTGACCTCCATTTACGGAAAGCTCGGCGCACGGAACAAGACGGAAGCTATCCTCCTGGCACTGAAGAAGGGGATCGTGCTGCTGGACGAACTCAGGTTTTTGAACGGAGAGAGGGGGTAA